The Meiothermus ruber DSM 1279 genome includes the window GGCCGCAAGGAAACCCAGTACCAATGCACCTAGCGCAATCAAGAGCCGTTTGGGTGATATCGGTTGGTAGATGGGATAAGCCGGGGCGATCACCTGGGTCAGGGAATTCTGCGTGCTAGACAGCTCAATTTGCAGGTCGGTTTTTTTCTGTACCAAGGCCAGGTAGGTGTTCTTAGCCAGCTCGAGGGCTTGGTTGGCTTCATCGGACTCCATCTGGGCTTTAGCTAGACGGGCTTTGAGCACCGCTATGCGCGCGTCCACCTGCGCAATGCGGGCCTCGAGGCTTGATCTACGCGCAGAGAGGCGAGCCTCTTCCGCCTGCGCATCAATGAGCGCCGAGCGCAAGCGCTGGTACTCAGGGTTAAGGCTATCAAAGCTGACCTCACGGGCCGATAGCTGTGCTATTTGGTCGAAGCGAGCACGTAGGGCCTCAGAGACTGTCTTAATACCCTCCCTCATGCTATAGTCGCGCATGGAACTCAGAGAAAGCCGCTACCCCAGTGATCTGACCGACCAGGAATGGGCCATCCTGGCACCCCTGATGCCCCAGCCCTCCGCCGCCCCCCATCGCCCCAGGGAGCATCCCTGGCGGGAAATCCTGAACGGCCTCTTCTACATCACCCGCGCCGGTTGCGCCTGGCGCAGGATGCCCTGCGACCTGCCCCACTGGAAAACCGTCTATCACTACTTCCGTTTGTGGCGCAAATCTGGTTTCCTGCAACAGATACACACCACCCTGCGCGAGAAAACCCGCCGTAAAGCAGGACGCCTGCCCGAACCCAGTGCGGGGATTCTGGACAGCCAGAGCGTGAAAACCTCGGGAAAAGGGGGGTCAGGGGATATGACGCGGGCAAGAAGGTAAAGGGGCGCAAACGGCATCTGCTGGTGGATACCCAGGGGCTGGTGCTGGGGGTCAAGGTGCTGCCCGCCCACCTCACGGATGCGGAGGGCGGGCGAGAGCTGCTGGAGGGGGCCAGGGGGCTGTCGAAGCGGTTATCGCATCTGTTTGTGGATGGGGGCTACAAGCGCAGGTTCGAGGAATGGGTTCGGCGCACCTTGGGCTGGAAGGTGGAGGTGGTGCGCAGGCCGGATGCCAACTTCCGGGGGATTTGGTGGCCTAAAGACCAGCCTCTTCCGGAGGACTTGGAGGAGGAGCTGCGGAAGAGGACGCGGGGGCATCGGGGGTTTGTGGTGATTCCCCGCAGATGGGTGGTGGAGCGCACCTTACGCAGACAAGCGTGCCTCCGCACACGGAGGCACGTCTGCTTGGCCCTGCCTGGCTCAGTTTCAGCCGCCGGCTGAACCGGGACTATGAGCTTCTACCCGAGAGCTCAGAAACCTTCATCTACACGGCAATGATCCGGCTTATGGTCAGAAGATTGGCCTCCTAGAAAGTATTAAGACAGTCTCTTAGAGGGCTCGAGGTTCGCTTCCGGGCTTCATAGCTTCAAGAACGAGCGCCAGTCTCACGCAGAATCCCAGCTACTGAGCAGGCTTCGCCAGCGGCTGATATCCAGCGATACGTCCTCGGGCAGCGCCACCAAGGCCTCCTGGCGGCGGGCCGGCTCTACAGCGGGCCGGGTGCGCAGGGCCAGCTCGTAGGCCGACTTGCGCTCAGTGGCAATATGGAGGGTGGCGTAGGGGATGCGATGGAGGTTTTGCAGGGCCAGGGCAATCTGGGGGGCGATGACCTCAAGGTAGTCCTGGCTGGTATAAAGATCGGTGTAAGCCGTGGGGTACGGCCAGGGCGAAGGGCGGAAAGAGGTGCGGATAATCAGGTGACGTGAAAGCAGCCGCACCAGCTCCTCGGCTACCAGCTTGGAAAGCGCGTAGTAGTTGCGCACCGGCCCCACCGGGTCTTCCTCCCGGTAGCCCCCCACATCCCCCCAGAACACATAATCGGTTGAGATGTGGACAAAGTGCAGGTCGTGCCCCAGGGCAGCCCGAACCAGGTTACGGGTACCCTCCACATTCACCCTCCAGCAAAGGGCTTTTTCGATCTCGGCCCCGGCCACGTTGGTATAAGCCGCCGCATGCACCACGACCTTGGGCTGATACTTCGCAAAAGCCCGCTCAACGCTGGATGGGTCGGTGATATCCAGCTCTGCGCGACTGGGTGCGATAAGCTCAGGCAGCAACTCCCGCAGCGCCGTTCCCAGCCGGCCCGTTCCGCCAGTCAGGAGTATTCCCCCAGTTTCAGCGCTGCCCATACCAGGTCTGCATGAGGCTCTGGTGTTCTTTTTTCGCACGCACCCGCTGCCACCAGCTGGGGTTCTGCACGTACCATTCGATGGTTTCTGCTAAACCCCGGCTAAAGCTGTAGCGGCGCACCCAGCCCAGGGCCTCGGCCTTGGAAGGATCTACCGAGTAGCGGTAGTCGTGGCCAGGCCGGTCAGCCACAAACTTCTTTAGGGTTGCGGGTTTGCCCAAAGCGGCCAGGATGGCCTCTGCCACCTGAACGCCGCTGACCTGCTCCCGCGCCCCTAGGTTGTAGGCTTCTCCAGCAGCCCCCCGGTGCAAAACCAGGTCTATACCGGCTGCGTGATCCAGTGCGTGCATATAGTCGCGCACCGCCGAGCCATCACCGTAGATGGGCAGGGGCTTATCTTCCAGGGCGTTGGTGATGAACAAAGGGATGATCTTCTCGGGGTACTGGTAGGGGCCGTAGGTATTGGAGCCGCGCGTAATTACCACGTCCAGCCCATGCGAGATGCCGTAGGCCAGCACCAGGTGCTCGGCCCCGGCCTTGGAGGCCGCGTAAGGCGAGCGGGGCCGAAAGGGATCGGTCTCAAGGGAGTGCCGGTCGGTACCGCTGAGATCGCCGTAGACCTCGTCGGTGGATACCTGCAAAAAGCGGCGCACTCCCGCCTGGCGGGCGGCCTCGAGCAGCACCAGGGTGCCCTCGATATTGGTTCGCACAAACGCTCGAGCGTCCAGCAAGCTGCGATCCACGTGGCTCTCGGCGGCAAAGTTAAGCACCGCATCGGCCCCTTGCAGGGCTTTCCGGGCATCGGCAGGGTTGGCGATATCACCCTGGATGAACTCAATCCGGTGCAACACGGCTTCCAGGTTCTCCAGATTGCCCGCATAGGTGAGCTTGTCCAGCACCACAATCTGCCAATCGGGGTGGGCCGAGAGCGCATAGTGCACGTAGTTGGCCCCAATAAACCCGGCTCCCCCGGTAACCACCACCCGTTTGAACTGTTTTTGAACGGTCTTATCCATGCTTCACACCAAAGTTTGCACTAACCCCGATCCTCAGCCCACAGCTCGGCCCCAAAAAAGTCCCAGGGCAGGCGGCCTTCGTTGGGGTCGGAGGGGTTGAACTGGTCGTTCATGGCATACAGCAGCAGCGCACCCTGGTGGCCTGCGCGGTAGCCGTGGGCCACGCCCGAAGGGATGTATAAAAGCGAGGGCGCCTCGCCGGAAAGCAGGAAGGAGCGCTTGGTGCCTTTGGTTGGGGAGTCGGCGCGCACATCCACCAACCACACCAGCAAGGCCCCCTGCACCACACACCATAGCTCGTCCTGGGTGCGCTTGGGGTGCAGGTGAAAGGCATTAATGCGGCCTGGAACCGCCCAGGAAAGCGAAATTTGGCGGGCTTCGAAGGGAAGCGGGAAACCCTCTACCCGCCCATCCTTCAGGCGCAGGTACTCCATGAAGGCCCCCTCGAGGGCCCGGTGTTTTTGTAGGGGCTGGTGAACCACGCCGGCATGGGGGCCGCCTTGGGGTAATTCTGGTAGGTTAGATGCGCCAGGGCCTTATCATCAAGTTTCATCAATGACTTATCTTATGCCATAGCAGCCTTCACCATGAGCCAAGACTTCTCTATCCTGATCGTATCGCACAACACCCAGGGCATCCTTAGCGAGTGCCTGCAAAGGCTCAAGACCCACTACCCACACGCCGAGCTGATCGTGGCCGACTCAGGCTCCACCGACGGCAGCCCCGACTGGGTAGCGGCCTCCTACCCCGAGGTGCGGCTGCTGCGCCTGCCCAACCGCGGCTACGCCTACGCCGTCAACCGGGGCCTGGAGGTAGCCCAGAGGCCCTGGGTGGTGGAGATGAACAGCGACGTGTACCTGGAGCAGGGCGACCTCGAGGCCCTGCAGATGGCTTTAGAGGCCAACCCCAGGGCCGCCATGGCCGGGCCTACCCTCTACACCCCCCAGGGGCGGCTACAGTCGTTTGGCCCGCTGTATGCCCCCAACTACTGGAACCTGCGCCGCCCCAGGGCCGTCGGTTGGGTATCCGGTGCGCTCATTATGGCCCGTCAATCAGCCCTACAGGAGATTGGCGGGATGGACGAGCGCTTTTTTTTCTACAACGAAGACCTCGAGTGGTGTACAAGGGCCCGCCGCAAGGGCTGGCAGGTTTTGCTCGTACCGCGCCGGGTGCTCCACCTGGGGGGCAGCTCCACCCCCAAAGACCCCCGCTTTATCGCCGAGGGCTACCGGGGCGGCCTGCTGTTCACGCGGGATTACTACCCATACCTGCATGGGCTACACCGAAAAGCGGTCTGGCTCGAGGCCCATCTGCGCCTGTGGTTCGAGGCACATCCTATGCGCAAAGAAAGCTATCGGCTCCTCTTGGATCGGCTAAATGGTGAGCACCTGGATGTGCCCTTTCTGCCCTAGGGCAGGCTTAGGCTCCGGAATTCCAGAGGGTCTGAAGACCCGGCAAGCCCTGTAGTTTTTCGTCGCGGGTCACCAGCACTGCGCCCAGGCGAAGTGCGGCAGCGGCAATGAAGCGGTCGGCGGGGTCGGGGTGAGGCAGGGGCAGGTGATCGGCCTCCACGGCAGTGGGGGCATCCAGAGGCACTACCTCGATGCCGGGCACCTGCAAGGCTTGCTCGAGCCAGCGCCGCGAATCCAGCCGGAAGGCCAGCCGGTCTTTCCGGGCCAGCACGCTCACCTCCCAGGCGCTGATGGCCGAGACGAAGAGGGCCTGTTGCATGCGGGCCTCTTCCAGCAAAGGCTCGAGTCCGTTGGGAAGCTGGGCAGGGTCGGCCAGAAAGTACACCCAGGCGTGGGTATCGAGCAGGTAGCGTTTCAAGCCAGGGCCTCCCAGGGCTCGCCCGTCGGCTCCGTGGGTTCCTGGTAGTGCAACAGCGTACCCCTAAGGCGCTCCCTCGCCTCCTCACCCCGGTATGGGCGTAT containing:
- a CDS encoding GNVR domain-containing protein, producing the protein MRDYSMREGIKTVSEALRARFDQIAQLSAREVSFDSLNPEYQRLRSALIDAQAEEARLSARRSSLEARIAQVDARIAVLKARLAKAQMESDEANQALELAKNTYLALVQKKTDLQIELSSTQNSLTQVIAPAYPIYQPISPKRLLIALGALVLGFLAALLWVFLAEALRGEPRLKPGVAGGEA
- a CDS encoding SDR family oxidoreductase, translated to MGSAETGGILLTGGTGRLGTALRELLPELIAPSRAELDITDPSSVERAFAKYQPKVVVHAAAYTNVAGAEIEKALCWRVNVEGTRNLVRAALGHDLHFVHISTDYVFWGDVGGYREEDPVGPVRNYYALSKLVAEELVRLLSRHLIIRTSFRPSPWPYPTAYTDLYTSQDYLEVIAPQIALALQNLHRIPYATLHIATERKSAYELALRTRPAVEPARRQEALVALPEDVSLDISRWRSLLSSWDSA
- the rfbB gene encoding dTDP-glucose 4,6-dehydratase, whose product is MDKTVQKQFKRVVVTGGAGFIGANYVHYALSAHPDWQIVVLDKLTYAGNLENLEAVLHRIEFIQGDIANPADARKALQGADAVLNFAAESHVDRSLLDARAFVRTNIEGTLVLLEAARQAGVRRFLQVSTDEVYGDLSGTDRHSLETDPFRPRSPYAASKAGAEHLVLAYGISHGLDVVITRGSNTYGPYQYPEKIIPLFITNALEDKPLPIYGDGSAVRDYMHALDHAAGIDLVLHRGAAGEAYNLGAREQVSGVQVAEAILAALGKPATLKKFVADRPGHDYRYSVDPSKAEALGWVRRYSFSRGLAETIEWYVQNPSWWQRVRAKKEHQSLMQTWYGQR
- a CDS encoding dTDP-4-dehydrorhamnose 3,5-epimerase family protein — translated: MVHQPLQKHRALEGAFMEYLRLKDGRVEGFPLPFEARQISLSWAVPGRINAFHLHPKRTQDELWCVVQGALLVWLVDVRADSPTKGTKRSFLLSGEAPSLLYIPSGVAHGYRAGHQGALLLYAMNDQFNPSDPNEGRLPWDFFGAELWAEDRG
- a CDS encoding glycosyltransferase family 2 protein, translated to MSQDFSILIVSHNTQGILSECLQRLKTHYPHAELIVADSGSTDGSPDWVAASYPEVRLLRLPNRGYAYAVNRGLEVAQRPWVVEMNSDVYLEQGDLEALQMALEANPRAAMAGPTLYTPQGRLQSFGPLYAPNYWNLRRPRAVGWVSGALIMARQSALQEIGGMDERFFFYNEDLEWCTRARRKGWQVLLVPRRVLHLGGSSTPKDPRFIAEGYRGGLLFTRDYYPYLHGLHRKAVWLEAHLRLWFEAHPMRKESYRLLLDRLNGEHLDVPFLP
- a CDS encoding type II toxin-antitoxin system VapC family toxin, whose protein sequence is MKRYLLDTHAWVYFLADPAQLPNGLEPLLEEARMQQALFVSAISAWEVSVLARKDRLAFRLDSRRWLEQALQVPGIEVVPLDAPTAVEADHLPLPHPDPADRFIAAAALRLGAVLVTRDEKLQGLPGLQTLWNSGA